A genomic region of Silurus meridionalis isolate SWU-2019-XX chromosome 7, ASM1480568v1, whole genome shotgun sequence contains the following coding sequences:
- the afap1l2 gene encoding actin filament-associated protein 1-like 2 isoform X2, whose protein sequence is MKKKDYSPITEANESAGKHAYPPRKSLPELPPPRTPIVRSEPFFLQPVPACMDSPESYYEEAQPYDSTINDDGEAVSSSYESYDEEEAPKGKSTAQHQWPSTEASIELMKDARICAFLWRKKWLGQWAKQLCVIRETRLLCYKSSKDQTPLLDISLLGCNVTYKEKQPKRKEHRLKIIPQCSEAIVLGLQSKEQAEQWLKVILEISLQSFESPDVSDSPRLMCTKTELNERYSVASESGSSTDSHFENLEIKDVKKKSSTGLKLSNLMNIGKKKISSLETADKCLETSGYLNVLVNSQWRSRWCLIKNGKLWFYQDKGKSKVSQQPVPLEGCMVLPDPSPEHLYSFHIRIDGEELVMLEAKSSADMGHWLGLLLSQTGTKTDPEDLTYNYVNSERISSIVNSAKTSMYLMQRRYSEQNMYTDSLPTNNDGCDDIYDDVASTENELEESQDGNSEVVIDQEPDENDRVYLDLIPVRSFLHTNTGQVSAHSSSTATRELSPTPGSSNIQHDPGSEEGISAESVYEALLPIPKEHPEPPPIPQRLDFDTSTSPGRPSQPQPQTQTQQNQPQSHQVSFLSKEGQKKGSSLPSPQSQIHSQLLTPSQTPNSPPNPRVRAASADRVLDRQKLSTMNSGSIEVKLGKNRTEADVRRFTDEKDRLEREREEVKTTLASLRKKRREAKEELTSCKDASNQASLELCLKEKEEACREAEKRRVEVELRLVEVRESLRKVEAGPFTLGTTVDSSLLDLPAPKISPPAPSAPNNNSDYSPVNAATALKNRPLSVIAPSKGNVLQKAKEWEKKSTN, encoded by the exons atgaaaaaaaa AGATTATAGCCCAATAACAGAGGCCAAtgaaagtgcaggaaagcatgcCTATCCACCACGCAAGAGTCTTCCAGAGCTTCCTCCACCAAGAACA CCAATTGTAAGGAGTGAGCCATTTTTCCTccaaccagttccagcatgtaTGGATTCACCAGAGAGTTACTATGAGGAGGCTCAGCCCTATGATTCCACAATCAATg ATGATGGTGAAGCAGTAAGTAGTTCCTATGAGTCCTATGATGAGGAGGAAGCGCCAAAGGGAAAATCCACAGCACAACACCAGTGGCCATCCACAGAGGCATCTATTGAGCTAATGAAGGATGCAAGGATTTGTGCTTTCCTTTGGAGGAAGAAATGGCTGGGCCAGTGGGctaaacagctgtgtgtcatccgGGAAACTCGTCTCCTT TGCTACAAGAGTTCAAAAGACCAGACACCACTGTTGGACATCAGTCTGCTGGGTTGCAACGTCACCTACAAAGAAAAGCAGCCTAAGCGAAAAGAGCACAGGCTGAAGATCATCCCCCAGTGCAGTGAGGCCATTGTGCTGGGTCTACAGAGCAAAGAGCAGGCTGAACAGTGGCTGAAG GTCATCCTGGAGATCAGTCTTCAGTCTTTTGAAAGCCCTGATGTCTCAGATTCACCAAGACTAATGTGTACTAAG ACCGAACTTAATGAGAGGTACTCCGTGGCATCAGAAAGTGGCAGCAGCACAGACAGCCATTTTGAGAACCTTGAGATTAAAGATG TCAAGAAGAAATCCAGTACTGGCCTGAAGCTAAGTAATCTGATGAACATTGGGAAAAAGAAGATTTCTTCTTTAGAGACTGCTGATAAGTGTCTGGAGACATCAG GCTATCTAAATGTCCTGGTGAACAGCCAGTGGCGGTCACGCTGGTGTCTGATAAAGAATGGAAAGCTTTGGTTTTACCAGGATAAGGGCAAATCTAAGGTTTCCCAGCAGCCTGTGCCTTTAGAGGGGTGTATGGTGCTACCTGACCCAAGCCCAGAACACCTCTACTCATTTCACATACGAATCGATGGAGAGGAGCTTGTTATGTTGGAG GCTAAATCATCTGCTGACATGGGCCATTGGCTAGGATTGTTACTCTCACAGACAGGAACCAAAACAGACCCAGAGGACCTGACCTACAACTATGTAAACTCTGAGAGGATATCCAGCATAGTCAATTCAGCCAAGACCTCCATgta CTTAATGCAGAGGAGATATTCTGAGCAAAACATGTACACAGACAGTCTGCCAACAAACAACGATGGTTGTGATGACATATACGATGACGTGGCCTCAACAGAGAATGAACTGGAG GAGAGTCAAGATGGCAACAGTGAGGTGGTGATAGATCAAGAACCGGATGAGAATGACAGGGTATATCTGGATCTGATCCCTGTCCGCTCCTTCCTCCACACAAATACAGGCCAAGTGTCTGCACATTCATCTTCTACAGCAACAAGGGAGCTCAGTCCAACCCCTGGTTCAAGTAATATACAACATGACCCTGGCAGTGAG GAAGGTATATCTGCAGAGTCTGTGTATGAAGCCTTGTTACCTATACCGAAAGAACATCCTGAACCTCCACCTATTCCCCAAAGATTGGATTTTGACACCAGCACATCCCCAGGTCGTCCTTCTCAGCCTCAACCACAGACTCAAACCCAGCAAAACCAACCCCAGTCTCATCAAGTCAGCTTCCTGAGTAAGGAAGGCCAGAAGAAGGGCTCATCCTTACCTTCACCTCAAAGCCAGATACATAGTCAACTTCTTACTCCTTCACAAACACCAAACAGTCCCCCAAATCCAAGAGTAAGGGCTGCAAGCGCTGATAGGGTTCTTGACAGACAGAAACTATCTACAA TGAACTCTGGGTCAATTGAGGTGAAGCTGGGGAAGAACCGAACGGAGGCCGATGTGCGACGTTTTACAGATGAGAAAGACCGGCTGGAGCGAGAAAGGGAGGAGGTCAAGACAACTCTGGCCTCGCTGAGAAAGAAGAGACGAGAAGCAAAAGAGGAGCTGACTTCATGCAAAG ATGCTTCTAATCAAGCTTCTCTGGAGTTATGtctgaaggagaaggaggaggcaTGTCGGGAGGCAGAAAAAAGGAGAGTGGAGGTGGAGCTCAGGCTGGTGGAGGTAAGGGAGAGCTTAAGGAAGGTGGAGGCTGGACCCTTTACTCTGGGCACTACAGTGGACAGCAGCCTACTGGATTTGCCAGCG CCCAAAATCTCCCCTCCTGCCCCGTCTGCCCCAAACAACAACAGCGACTACTCACCTGTTAATGCGGCAACGGCCCTGAAAAATAGGCCCCTATCAGTCATTGCACCCAGCAAAGGAAATGTACTGCAGAAAGCAaag GAGTGGGAGAAGAAATCTACAAATTAG
- the afap1l2 gene encoding actin filament-associated protein 1-like 2 isoform X1: protein MDKPKVLEQLLEELRRFLKLLDGENLSGNATVQKSLLTDLLHSYTSSNGGDEEYIYMNKVHVIGPNNEKKDYSPITEANESAGKHAYPPRKSLPELPPPRTPIVRSEPFFLQPVPACMDSPESYYEEAQPYDSTINDDGEAVSSSYESYDEEEAPKGKSTAQHQWPSTEASIELMKDARICAFLWRKKWLGQWAKQLCVIRETRLLCYKSSKDQTPLLDISLLGCNVTYKEKQPKRKEHRLKIIPQCSEAIVLGLQSKEQAEQWLKVILEISLQSFESPDVSDSPRLMCTKTELNERYSVASESGSSTDSHFENLEIKDVKKKSSTGLKLSNLMNIGKKKISSLETADKCLETSGYLNVLVNSQWRSRWCLIKNGKLWFYQDKGKSKVSQQPVPLEGCMVLPDPSPEHLYSFHIRIDGEELVMLEAKSSADMGHWLGLLLSQTGTKTDPEDLTYNYVNSERISSIVNSAKTSMYLMQRRYSEQNMYTDSLPTNNDGCDDIYDDVASTENELEESQDGNSEVVIDQEPDENDRVYLDLIPVRSFLHTNTGQVSAHSSSTATRELSPTPGSSNIQHDPGSEEGISAESVYEALLPIPKEHPEPPPIPQRLDFDTSTSPGRPSQPQPQTQTQQNQPQSHQVSFLSKEGQKKGSSLPSPQSQIHSQLLTPSQTPNSPPNPRVRAASADRVLDRQKLSTMNSGSIEVKLGKNRTEADVRRFTDEKDRLEREREEVKTTLASLRKKRREAKEELTSCKDASNQASLELCLKEKEEACREAEKRRVEVELRLVEVRESLRKVEAGPFTLGTTVDSSLLDLPAPKISPPAPSAPNNNSDYSPVNAATALKNRPLSVIAPSKGNVLQKAKEWEKKSTN from the exons TGTTGGAACAGCTATTGGAGGAGCTGCGGCGTTTCCTGAAGCTCCTGGATGGAGAGAACCTGAGTGGAAATGCAACTGTGCAAAAGAGCCTGCTTACTGACTTGCTGCATTCATACACATCTTCAAATG GTGGGGATGAAGAGTATATTTATATGAACAAGGTCCATGTAATTGGAcctaacaatgaaaaaaaag ATTATAGCCCAATAACAGAGGCCAAtgaaagtgcaggaaagcatgcCTATCCACCACGCAAGAGTCTTCCAGAGCTTCCTCCACCAAGAACA CCAATTGTAAGGAGTGAGCCATTTTTCCTccaaccagttccagcatgtaTGGATTCACCAGAGAGTTACTATGAGGAGGCTCAGCCCTATGATTCCACAATCAATg ATGATGGTGAAGCAGTAAGTAGTTCCTATGAGTCCTATGATGAGGAGGAAGCGCCAAAGGGAAAATCCACAGCACAACACCAGTGGCCATCCACAGAGGCATCTATTGAGCTAATGAAGGATGCAAGGATTTGTGCTTTCCTTTGGAGGAAGAAATGGCTGGGCCAGTGGGctaaacagctgtgtgtcatccgGGAAACTCGTCTCCTT TGCTACAAGAGTTCAAAAGACCAGACACCACTGTTGGACATCAGTCTGCTGGGTTGCAACGTCACCTACAAAGAAAAGCAGCCTAAGCGAAAAGAGCACAGGCTGAAGATCATCCCCCAGTGCAGTGAGGCCATTGTGCTGGGTCTACAGAGCAAAGAGCAGGCTGAACAGTGGCTGAAG GTCATCCTGGAGATCAGTCTTCAGTCTTTTGAAAGCCCTGATGTCTCAGATTCACCAAGACTAATGTGTACTAAG ACCGAACTTAATGAGAGGTACTCCGTGGCATCAGAAAGTGGCAGCAGCACAGACAGCCATTTTGAGAACCTTGAGATTAAAGATG TCAAGAAGAAATCCAGTACTGGCCTGAAGCTAAGTAATCTGATGAACATTGGGAAAAAGAAGATTTCTTCTTTAGAGACTGCTGATAAGTGTCTGGAGACATCAG GCTATCTAAATGTCCTGGTGAACAGCCAGTGGCGGTCACGCTGGTGTCTGATAAAGAATGGAAAGCTTTGGTTTTACCAGGATAAGGGCAAATCTAAGGTTTCCCAGCAGCCTGTGCCTTTAGAGGGGTGTATGGTGCTACCTGACCCAAGCCCAGAACACCTCTACTCATTTCACATACGAATCGATGGAGAGGAGCTTGTTATGTTGGAG GCTAAATCATCTGCTGACATGGGCCATTGGCTAGGATTGTTACTCTCACAGACAGGAACCAAAACAGACCCAGAGGACCTGACCTACAACTATGTAAACTCTGAGAGGATATCCAGCATAGTCAATTCAGCCAAGACCTCCATgta CTTAATGCAGAGGAGATATTCTGAGCAAAACATGTACACAGACAGTCTGCCAACAAACAACGATGGTTGTGATGACATATACGATGACGTGGCCTCAACAGAGAATGAACTGGAG GAGAGTCAAGATGGCAACAGTGAGGTGGTGATAGATCAAGAACCGGATGAGAATGACAGGGTATATCTGGATCTGATCCCTGTCCGCTCCTTCCTCCACACAAATACAGGCCAAGTGTCTGCACATTCATCTTCTACAGCAACAAGGGAGCTCAGTCCAACCCCTGGTTCAAGTAATATACAACATGACCCTGGCAGTGAG GAAGGTATATCTGCAGAGTCTGTGTATGAAGCCTTGTTACCTATACCGAAAGAACATCCTGAACCTCCACCTATTCCCCAAAGATTGGATTTTGACACCAGCACATCCCCAGGTCGTCCTTCTCAGCCTCAACCACAGACTCAAACCCAGCAAAACCAACCCCAGTCTCATCAAGTCAGCTTCCTGAGTAAGGAAGGCCAGAAGAAGGGCTCATCCTTACCTTCACCTCAAAGCCAGATACATAGTCAACTTCTTACTCCTTCACAAACACCAAACAGTCCCCCAAATCCAAGAGTAAGGGCTGCAAGCGCTGATAGGGTTCTTGACAGACAGAAACTATCTACAA TGAACTCTGGGTCAATTGAGGTGAAGCTGGGGAAGAACCGAACGGAGGCCGATGTGCGACGTTTTACAGATGAGAAAGACCGGCTGGAGCGAGAAAGGGAGGAGGTCAAGACAACTCTGGCCTCGCTGAGAAAGAAGAGACGAGAAGCAAAAGAGGAGCTGACTTCATGCAAAG ATGCTTCTAATCAAGCTTCTCTGGAGTTATGtctgaaggagaaggaggaggcaTGTCGGGAGGCAGAAAAAAGGAGAGTGGAGGTGGAGCTCAGGCTGGTGGAGGTAAGGGAGAGCTTAAGGAAGGTGGAGGCTGGACCCTTTACTCTGGGCACTACAGTGGACAGCAGCCTACTGGATTTGCCAGCG CCCAAAATCTCCCCTCCTGCCCCGTCTGCCCCAAACAACAACAGCGACTACTCACCTGTTAATGCGGCAACGGCCCTGAAAAATAGGCCCCTATCAGTCATTGCACCCAGCAAAGGAAATGTACTGCAGAAAGCAaag GAGTGGGAGAAGAAATCTACAAATTAG
- the LOC124388716 gene encoding kelch repeat and BTB domain-containing protein 13 translates to MEPPSSLQLDTAIVPPNDASDMEEGEGLTHSLRVQVDGSFFTVDRTLLALNSEYFRALFRSEMRESHQNELYLQGGLRARGFLIALAVARGEKPSIRDPDEIVEAVECAAFLQVDTLMQYLIDIIDTDNCFLLYHTAAVFGLLKVFHSAAVFIRDCYRDLNEAAQVLPVEMIQYVESLTPASFIAMGTHSPSLKILQDASRTVWYLEEEQGVWKYLTDLPTEASTSMAGIAVVKNRLYVVGGVRGVSMETVDFSYCYDTKSNSWSVFEGPQQPRYNFTLVGYEGQLYAFGGEYDKKILSSAEVCDVSTCEWTFVKNTPCPVAGAASTVARRRIFVCFWKPPNTTDIYEYIPVKDEWTLTTTMIHYQSYGHCMVAHGDKLYVMRNGPCDDFLRCLMDCYNITTGQWTSMPGHYINSRGALFTAMVRGDSVFTVNRSLTLEYLICGDNWKPHRQMLGFPKSGSLWTCMLRLPSTKNKKEVNTTNEPVETANDDKHKDYNV, encoded by the coding sequence ATGGAGCCTCCAAGCAGCCTACAGCTAGACACTGCTATTGTGCCGCCAAATGACGCTTCTGACATGGAGGAGGGAGAGGGtttaacacactctctcagAGTGCAAGTGGACGGAAGTTTTTTCACTGTGGACCGGACATTGTTGGCCCTGAATTCAGAGTACTTCCGTGCTCTTTTTCGCTCTGAAATGAGGGAAAGCCATCAAAATGAGCTGTATTTGCAGGGAGGCCTGAGAGCAAGGGGGTTCCTCATAGCGCTTGCTGTTGCAAGGGGTGAGAAGCCAAGCATCAGAGACCCTGATGAGATTGTGGAAGCTGTGGAGTGTGCTGCCTTCCTTCAAGTAGACACCTTGATGCAGTATCTTATAGACATCATAGATACAGACAACTGCTTCCTCCTGTACCATACAGCAGCAGTCTTTGGCCTGTTGAAAGTGTTTCACAGTGCAGCAGTATTTATCCGTGATTGCTACCGAGATCTCAATGAGGCAGCGCAGGTTCTGCCAGTCGAGATGATTCAGTATGTAGAATCTCTCACACCTGCTTCTTTCATTGCTATGGgaacacattcaccatcactgaaAATCCTGCAAGATGCCTCCAGGACTGTGTGGTACCTGGAAGAGGAGCAAGGAGTGTGGAAGTACCTGACTGACCTTCCCACAGAAGCTAGCACCTCAATGGCAGGAATAGCTGTGGTGAAGAACCGGCTATATGTTGTAGGAGGTGTCCGAGGGGTGAGCATGGAGACGGTGGACTTCAGTTACTGTTATGACACAAAGAGCAACTCCTGGAGTGTGTTTGAGGGACCTCAGCAACCTAGATACAACTTCACACTTGTGGGTTATGAAGGGCAATTGTATGCTTTTGGTGGtgaatatgataaaaaaatattgtcttCTGCAGAGGTGTGTGATGTTTCTACATGCGAGTGGACCTTTGTGAAAAATACCCCCTGTCCAGTGGCAGGAGCAGCAAGCACTGTAGCCCGAAGGAGGATCTTTGTATGCTTTTGGAAACCGCCTAATACTACagatatttatgaatatatacCAGTCAAGGATGAATGGACCCTGACTACAACTATGATTCATTATCAGAGTTATGGCCACTGCATGGTGGCGCATGGTGACAAACTGTACGTGATGAGGAATGGTCCTTGTGATGACTTCTTACGCTGCCTAATGGACTGCTACAACATCACCACAGGCCAGTGGACATCCATGCCAGGGCATTATATTAACAGTCGAGGAGCCCTGTTTACAGCTATGGTGAGAGGGGACTCAGTGTTCACAGTGAACCGTAGTCTGACCCTGGAGTACCTGATTTGTGGGGATAACTGGAAACCACACAGACAGATGCTAGGTTTTCCAAAGAGTGGCTCACTCTGGACATGCATGCTCAGACTTCCCAgcaccaaaaataaaaaggaagtaaATACTACAAATGAACCAGTGGAGACTGCTAATGATGATAAACACAAGGATTACAATGTGTAG